A genomic region of Lycorma delicatula isolate Av1 chromosome 4, ASM4794821v1, whole genome shotgun sequence contains the following coding sequences:
- the LOC142323782 gene encoding uncharacterized protein LOC142323782, with amino-acid sequence MSNNEGSHLCVLCNNKLESKEALKEHFRKHANNEIDAKGHPRGKKLELPLQTPSSSQNQQGKGTYVKGSASKFVNGDIICDVCGESFKCNTLAIQHKFRKHPNSGIKHYCPQCGMQFPLKIHRDNHLDGHKIPDDQIPDIQHPCVVCDVQFYNRGAYEYHYKSVHKRIVSLFKPIVTPPPSKKIRINNAGEPQSVFYCHLCGIEYIVKFNLQKHLERQHSVDERDGKPNDLFKCTTCDALFYNEKAYKNHNMYHKPDDLYVTSEEQRLQTVRRVDQDFDIRRVQTAAEKYIPIYRCKRKVRPPANYKPVKKPKEDTSDEELSPPSGYDSSSDDSDIENNKTKNKSPTAAAPTTAASS; translated from the exons ATGTCAAATAACGAAGGATCTCATTTAtgtgttttatgtaataataaattagagtCAAAAGAAGCGTTAAAAGAACACTTCAG gaAACATGCTAATAATGAAATAGATGCTAAGGGGCATCCACGTGGTAAAAAGTTAGAATTACCATTGCAAACACCATCATCTAGTCAAAATCAGCAGGGAAAAGGAACATATGTAAAAGGCAGTGCTTCCAAATTTGTTAATGGTGACATAATATGTGATGTCTGTGGTGAATCATTCAAGTGTAATACATTAGCAATAcaacataaatttagaaaacatcCTAATAGTGGAATTAAACATTATTGCCCACAATGTGGCATGCAATTCCCTTTAAAG ATTCATAGGGATAATCATTTAGATGGGCATAAAATACCAGATGATCAGATACCAGATATTCAACATCCGTGCGTTGTATGTGACGTCCAGTTTTATAATAGAGGAGCTTATGAATATCATTATAAATCTGTTCATAAAAG GATTGTCTCTCTTTTTAAGCCAATAGTTACACCACCGCCCAGTAAAAAGATACGTATTAATAATGCTGGTGAACCACAGTCAGTATTTTATTGCCATTTGTGTGGAATTGAGTATATAGTcaagtttaatttacaaaaacatttagaaCGGCAACACAGTGTAGATGAACGAGATGGTAAACccaatgatttatttaaatgtacaacTTGTGatgctttattttataatgaaaaggcaTATAAAAACCATAATATGTATCACAAACCTGATGATTTATATGTTACCAGTGAAGAGcagag gttGCAGACAGTGAGAAGAGTTGACCAAGATTTTGATATACGTAGAGTTCAGACTGCAGCAGAAAAATACATACCAATCTATAGGTGTAAGAGAAAAGTTCGGCCTCCTGCAAATTATAAACCG gTTAAAAAGCCAAAGGAAGACACATCTGATGAGGAACTTTCACCACCATCTGGTTATGATTCGAGTAGTGATGATTcagatattgaaaataataaaacaaaaaataaaagtccaACAGCAGCTGCTCCAACGACCGCTGCTAGTTCATGA